A window of the Dickeya dianthicola NCPPB 453 genome harbors these coding sequences:
- a CDS encoding FAD-dependent oxidoreductase, protein MAQYRKKLLAALCLSVLGITSAQASGPAESTAEPAKSAEPAKPVELPKSADVVIIGAGAAGTAATMAAAEKGASVVLLEKQGAVGGTGNFAEGIFAANSAMQKRQGIVVTPDMAFKTIMEYSHWMANPFVVRAFVNRSADTIEWVKSKGIKFEYIGPGGPGGMLTWHVIDGPGHGRHLIKTFHEQFKTMKVTTLVKTAGKDLVMKDGKVAGVIAEGSDGKPFQIDAKAVIVATGGYANNKEMLQKYVAVPDTIMVGNVGKDGDGIKMAWKAGAKEEGMGVVQSYRPGLPDYAPNSQLLAAARQPYLWVDKTGHRFTDESIVIIWPHAGNALAKAGGVMYSVFDEDARKHFVNDGIDVPIGEWVIANTKLVKFDDEFTKESQKNRGFVFKAATLDELAKQMGVDASVLKHTVDENNRFAAQKRDEVFNKNMDYLRPMKTGPFYAVKMLPAALGTLGGVKINEKMEAVSPAGNAVPGLYVTGNDAAGMYGDTYDLLLGGGTFGFALNSGRMAGENALDYLHFTKK, encoded by the coding sequence ATGGCTCAATACCGAAAAAAACTCCTTGCGGCTTTATGCCTCTCGGTGCTGGGGATCACATCCGCTCAGGCATCCGGGCCGGCCGAATCCACGGCCGAACCGGCTAAAAGCGCCGAACCGGCCAAACCGGTCGAGCTTCCCAAAAGCGCCGACGTGGTGATCATCGGCGCAGGAGCGGCCGGCACCGCCGCCACTATGGCCGCGGCCGAGAAAGGCGCCAGCGTCGTGTTGCTGGAAAAACAGGGCGCGGTCGGCGGCACCGGCAACTTCGCCGAAGGCATTTTCGCCGCCAACAGCGCCATGCAGAAACGCCAGGGCATCGTAGTGACGCCGGACATGGCGTTCAAAACCATCATGGAATACAGCCACTGGATGGCGAACCCGTTTGTGGTGCGCGCCTTCGTCAACCGCTCCGCCGACACCATCGAGTGGGTCAAATCCAAAGGCATCAAGTTTGAATACATCGGTCCCGGCGGGCCGGGCGGGATGTTGACCTGGCACGTGATCGACGGCCCCGGCCACGGTCGCCACCTGATCAAAACCTTCCACGAACAGTTCAAAACCATGAAGGTCACTACGCTGGTGAAAACCGCCGGTAAAGATCTGGTGATGAAGGACGGCAAAGTCGCCGGGGTGATCGCCGAAGGCAGCGACGGCAAACCGTTCCAGATAGACGCTAAAGCGGTGATCGTAGCCACCGGCGGCTACGCCAACAACAAAGAGATGCTGCAGAAATACGTGGCGGTGCCGGACACCATCATGGTGGGCAACGTCGGTAAAGACGGCGACGGCATCAAAATGGCGTGGAAAGCCGGGGCCAAAGAAGAAGGCATGGGGGTAGTACAGTCCTACCGTCCCGGTCTGCCGGACTACGCGCCCAACTCCCAGTTGCTGGCCGCCGCCCGCCAGCCGTATCTGTGGGTGGACAAGACCGGACACCGCTTTACCGATGAATCCATCGTCATTATCTGGCCGCACGCCGGCAACGCACTGGCCAAAGCCGGCGGGGTGATGTATTCGGTGTTTGACGAAGATGCCCGCAAGCACTTCGTCAACGACGGCATCGACGTACCGATCGGCGAATGGGTGATCGCCAACACCAAGCTGGTGAAATTCGATGACGAGTTCACCAAAGAGAGCCAGAAAAATCGGGGCTTTGTGTTCAAAGCCGCAACGCTGGACGAGCTGGCGAAACAGATGGGCGTCGACGCCAGCGTGTTGAAACACACCGTTGATGAAAACAACCGCTTCGCCGCACAGAAACGGGACGAGGTGTTCAACAAGAATATGGATTACCTGCGCCCGATGAAAACCGGCCCGTTCTACGCGGTGAAAATGCTGCCGGCCGCGCTCGGCACATTGGGCGGCGTGAAGATCAACGAGAAGATGGAAGCGGTATCGCCGGCAGGCAATGCGGTGCCGGGGCTGTACGTCACCGGTAACGACGCCGCCGGCATGTACGGCGACACTTACGACTTGCTGCTGGGCGGCGGCACCTTCGGCTTTGCGCTCAACTCAGGCCGCATGGCGGGAGAAAACGCCCTCGATTACCTCCACTTCACCAAAAAATAA
- a CDS encoding MFS transporter, translating into MAGSRALFWLASVAFFMQSLDTTMLYVAVPAMAHTLREPVLRMEPVVMAYLVAVVAFTPLNSWLSQRMGERRTCQLALLTFIAGALLCNQATSAVTLALCRCLQGAGGALLLPVLRTQALRATTPEQKLPFLNRMTLLGLLGTLTGPLAGSLLTDALGWRAIFLAPIPLSLLCLWLTGYAIPDGVAPSSRRIPLRSLLLLTAALLLFALLLVAAPKRLLPLPALTLIALAGSGCGWLYLRGDRHAREALLPASLFGIRTFYVGVWGGVLTRLLLASLPVVISLVIQTALGLTPAIAGIIMLLFSAGALLAKLLFEPLVRRAGYRQLLIAATLLAALAVLALGAAIQQRSLPCIGALSGLLGVLTALLHSAESTLACCHLENDACNSGSTILLLSQLLAVMLSMALTFPALRALSHLSPWLHISPFSLLFALLGVGLALSCLLFRHLGHEDGNVLLSPSS; encoded by the coding sequence ATGGCCGGCTCGCGCGCATTATTCTGGCTGGCATCGGTGGCGTTCTTTATGCAATCGCTGGATACCACCATGCTGTATGTCGCCGTTCCGGCGATGGCGCATACGCTGCGAGAGCCGGTACTGCGCATGGAACCGGTGGTGATGGCTTACCTCGTCGCCGTGGTGGCGTTCACCCCGCTCAACAGTTGGCTGAGCCAGCGGATGGGGGAACGGCGCACCTGCCAGTTGGCGTTGCTGACGTTTATCGCCGGCGCGCTGCTGTGCAACCAGGCCACGTCGGCCGTCACGCTGGCACTCTGCCGCTGCCTGCAAGGCGCCGGCGGGGCATTGCTGCTGCCGGTGCTCCGCACTCAGGCGCTACGCGCTACCACGCCCGAGCAAAAACTGCCCTTTCTTAACCGCATGACGCTGCTCGGCCTGCTCGGCACCCTAACCGGCCCGCTGGCAGGTAGCCTGCTGACCGATGCGCTAGGCTGGCGCGCGATTTTTCTCGCCCCCATTCCACTGTCGCTGTTGTGTCTGTGGCTGACCGGGTACGCCATTCCCGATGGCGTCGCGCCGTCGTCGCGTCGTATTCCGCTGCGCAGCCTGCTGCTGCTGACCGCCGCGCTGTTGTTGTTTGCGTTGCTGCTGGTCGCCGCCCCTAAACGCCTGCTGCCGCTACCGGCGTTGACGTTGATTGCGCTGGCGGGCAGCGGCTGCGGCTGGCTGTATCTGCGCGGCGATCGCCATGCGCGCGAAGCGCTGCTGCCCGCCTCGCTGTTCGGCATTCGCACCTTTTATGTCGGCGTGTGGGGCGGCGTACTGACCCGGCTGTTGCTGGCGTCGCTCCCGGTGGTGATCTCGCTGGTTATCCAGACTGCGCTGGGCCTGACGCCGGCTATCGCCGGGATCATCATGCTGCTGTTTTCCGCCGGCGCTCTGCTCGCCAAGCTGCTGTTTGAGCCGCTGGTGCGCCGCGCCGGTTATCGCCAGTTGCTGATTGCCGCCACGCTGCTCGCGGCGCTCGCGGTGCTGGCGCTCGGCGCCGCCATCCAGCAGCGGTCGCTGCCGTGCATCGGCGCGCTGTCCGGCCTGCTCGGCGTGCTGACGGCGCTGCTGCACTCGGCGGAAAGCACGCTCGCCTGCTGCCACCTGGAAAACGACGCCTGCAACAGCGGCAGCACCATCCTGCTGCTCAGCCAACTGCTGGCGGTGATGCTGAGCATGGCGCTGACCTTCCCAGCGCTGCGGGCGCTATCGCATCTGTCGCCGTGGCTGCACATCAGCCCGTTCAGCCTGCTGTTTGCGCTGCTCGGGGTCGGCCTGGCGCTGAGTTGCCTGCTGTTTCGTCATCTCGGCCATGAGGACGGGAACGTATTACTGTCGCCCTCTTCCTGA
- the alkB gene encoding DNA oxidative demethylase AlkB, protein MNFELFADEPPERRNDTLAPGAMLLRGFAWQQAGELLAALEQVTQRSPFRHMVTPGGHTMSVAMSNCGPLGWVSDQQGYRYSTQDPLTGQPWPAMPAAFRRLSQAAASAAGYPGFTPDACLINRYAVGAKLSLHQDRDEQDLRQPIVSVSLGLSAVFLFGGEKRSDPCRRLALMHGDVVVWGGPSRLYYHAILPLKNGPLPAEMSDAVRFNLTFRKG, encoded by the coding sequence ATGAATTTCGAACTGTTTGCCGATGAGCCGCCGGAACGCCGGAATGACACGCTGGCGCCCGGCGCCATGCTGTTGCGCGGTTTCGCCTGGCAACAGGCCGGTGAACTGCTGGCCGCGCTGGAACAGGTGACGCAGCGCTCGCCGTTTCGTCACATGGTGACGCCGGGCGGGCATACCATGTCGGTGGCGATGAGCAATTGCGGGCCGCTGGGCTGGGTGAGCGACCAACAGGGGTATCGCTACAGCACTCAGGATCCGCTGACCGGCCAGCCGTGGCCCGCTATGCCCGCGGCCTTCCGGCGGCTGTCGCAGGCGGCGGCCAGTGCCGCCGGATACCCCGGTTTTACGCCGGATGCCTGCCTGATCAACCGGTACGCGGTGGGAGCCAAACTGTCGTTGCATCAGGACCGGGATGAGCAGGACTTGCGCCAGCCGATCGTCTCCGTCTCGCTGGGGTTAAGCGCGGTGTTTCTGTTTGGCGGGGAAAAACGCAGCGACCCGTGCCGGCGGTTGGCGCTGATGCATGGCGATGTCGTGGTGTGGGGCGGCCCGTCACGGCTGTATTACCACGCCATTTTGCCGCTCAAAAACGGACCGCTGCCGGCGGAAATGTCGGATGCGGTTCGCTTTAATCTGACGTTTCGTAAAGGGTGA
- a CDS encoding multidrug/biocide efflux PACE transporter yields MQPQIQQKARHEHKTFRERIAHAIGFEVMALLICAPVGAWVLGRSILQVGALSIMLSSVAMVWNVAYNGLFDRLWPVSRIRRGLWVRMGHALGFEGGFILIGLPLAAWMLNITLWQALMVEIGFFLFFLPYTMTYNWLYDLLRERLLATARISAS; encoded by the coding sequence ATGCAACCGCAAATCCAGCAGAAAGCGCGCCATGAACACAAAACATTCCGTGAGCGGATAGCGCATGCCATCGGCTTCGAGGTCATGGCGCTACTGATTTGCGCCCCAGTAGGCGCCTGGGTGCTCGGGCGCTCCATCTTGCAGGTTGGCGCGCTGTCGATCATGCTGTCCAGCGTGGCGATGGTTTGGAACGTGGCGTACAACGGCCTGTTTGATCGCCTGTGGCCGGTCAGCCGTATCAGACGCGGCTTGTGGGTGCGGATGGGGCACGCGCTGGGTTTCGAGGGCGGCTTTATCCTGATTGGTTTGCCGCTGGCGGCGTGGATGCTGAATATCACCCTGTGGCAGGCGCTGATGGTGGAGATTGGCTTCTTCCTGTTCTTCCTGCCGTATACCATGACCTACAACTGGCTGTACGACCTGCTGCGCGAACGGCTGTTGGCGACCGCCCGAATCAGCGCGTCGTAA
- a CDS encoding FMN-binding protein, with the protein MKKNSIKLLGCLLLIAGAAVAEDAGQFKAGTYSATGQGIGGDVTVTLDVDAKGVVQKATIDAPNETPEVGGDAAKELAKTMTEKKTINVDGVSGATMTSGAVHEASQAAYAQAKAK; encoded by the coding sequence ATGAAGAAAAATTCCATCAAATTATTGGGTTGCCTGTTGTTGATCGCCGGGGCGGCCGTCGCCGAAGACGCAGGTCAGTTCAAAGCCGGCACCTACTCGGCCACCGGGCAAGGCATCGGCGGTGACGTGACGGTCACTCTGGATGTCGACGCCAAAGGGGTGGTGCAGAAAGCCACTATCGATGCGCCCAACGAAACCCCGGAAGTGGGCGGGGATGCCGCCAAAGAGCTGGCGAAAACCATGACCGAGAAAAAGACCATCAACGTTGATGGCGTCTCCGGCGCCACCATGACCAGCGGCGCGGTGCATGAAGCGTCTCAGGCGGCTTACGCCCAAGCCAAAGCGAAATGA